One window from the genome of Indicator indicator isolate 239-I01 chromosome 6, UM_Iind_1.1, whole genome shotgun sequence encodes:
- the LOC128967605 gene encoding olfactory receptor 11L1, with translation MTNVTSVLEFKLLGFSSNPCCQILLFTVFLVIYTFTILGNIMIISVVTLEPQLHSPMYRFLKNLSFLEICYTTTVVPKMLANLLAKRKSISFSGCMAQLYYFVSLGATECYLLAAMAYDRFLAVCEPLHYAVAMTPETYRRLAVGSWVSGVLTGFLPCQMVSRLNFCSYNLIDHFFCDISPLLKLSCSDTTVTEAVIFILSLLVLSSCFLFTLLSYIFIILSILKIPSASGKRMTFSTCSSHLMVVTMYYGTMISMYVRPVHNLSSQLNKAVSVLYTVVTPLLNPVIYSMRNKGFKKALEKILLRHHRLHYL, from the coding sequence ATGACAAATGTCACATCAGTACTGGAATTCAAGCTACTGGGCTTCAGTAGCAACCCTTGCTGCCAGATTCTGCTATTCACAGTGTTTTTAGTTATTTATACTTTCACCATCCTAGGAAACATCATGATCATTTCAGTGGTGACACTGGAGCCACAACTTCATTCACCCATGTACAGATTTCTCAAGAACCTCTCTTTCCTTGAGATCTGTTACACCACCACAGTTGTACCCAAGATGCTGGCCAATCTACTGGCAAAGAGGAAGAGCATCTCTTTCTCAGGATGCATGGCACAGCTTTATTACTTTGTGTCCCTGGGAGCCACTGAGTGCTACCTCTTGGCAGCGATGGCATACGACCGGTTCCTTGCGGTCTGTGAACCCCTGCACTATGCTGTTGCCATGACTCCCGAGACCTACAGACGTCTGGCTGTGGGGTCCTGGGTCAGTGGTGTTCTCACTGGTTTTCTGCCCTGTCAGATGGTCTCCAGACTGAATTTCTGCAGTTACAATCTCATCGATCACTTCTTCTGTGACATCTCTCCACTGTTGAAGCTTTCATGCTCAGACACCACTGTCACAGAAGCTGTCatcttcattctctctctcctagtcctttccagctgctttctgtTCACTCTTCTCTCATACATATTTATAATTCTTAGTATCCTCAAGATACCCTCAGCTTCTGGAAAGAGAATGACCTTCTCCACCTGCAGCTCACACCTCATGGTAGTGACTATGTACTATGGTACCATGATTTCCATGTATGTCCGTCCAGTCCAcaacctgtcctcacagctCAATAAGGCTGTATCTGTGCTCTACACAGTGGTCACCCCCCTTCTGAACCCAGTCATCTACAGCATGAGAAACAAAGGATTCAAGAAGGCCTTGGAAAAAATACTCCTCAGACACCACCGTCTTCATTATTTGTAA